The Vibrio chagasii genome includes a region encoding these proteins:
- a CDS encoding CvfB family protein, whose protein sequence is MKLAKAYQRSRIISAKFKVETILMINIGQINNLEVVKQADFGVFLDASDYGTVLLPKRFTPEGVEIGQKLDVFLYIDSDNQIAATTEKPIAQVGQFGLMTVEGVNSTGAFMNWGVKGKDLLVPFSEQRGRLNEGQSILVYVYIDKASSRIVGTTKFNKWLDNTPANYKRNQQVDLIIAERSQLGYKAIVNGEHWGMIFPSDIIGKLFIGKTLKGYIKNIREEDGKIDLSLQKVGVAKMDDLSIKILDLLVKKGGFLPLNDKSSPEAIFSAFRTSKGTFKKTIGGLYKAGKISIDKEGISLAK, encoded by the coding sequence ATGAAACTAGCGAAAGCATATCAGAGATCACGTATAATCTCCGCCAAATTTAAAGTAGAGACAATCTTGATGATAAATATTGGTCAAATAAACAACTTAGAAGTAGTAAAACAAGCAGATTTCGGTGTATTCCTTGACGCTAGCGACTATGGAACGGTGTTGCTGCCGAAACGATTTACTCCTGAAGGTGTTGAAATTGGTCAAAAGTTAGATGTGTTCTTATACATTGATTCTGACAACCAGATCGCTGCAACGACTGAAAAACCTATCGCACAAGTTGGCCAGTTTGGCTTGATGACTGTTGAAGGTGTAAACAGCACCGGTGCATTCATGAACTGGGGCGTGAAAGGCAAAGACCTATTGGTTCCTTTCAGCGAACAACGTGGTCGATTAAACGAAGGCCAGTCAATCTTAGTATATGTGTACATTGATAAAGCATCTAGTCGCATTGTAGGTACAACTAAGTTTAACAAGTGGTTAGACAACACTCCGGCGAATTACAAACGCAACCAGCAAGTTGACTTAATCATCGCTGAACGTAGTCAGTTAGGTTACAAAGCGATCGTTAATGGCGAACACTGGGGCATGATTTTCCCATCAGACATCATCGGTAAATTATTTATCGGTAAGACGCTGAAAGGCTACATTAAAAACATTCGTGAAGAAGACGGTAAGATTGACCTTTCTCTTCAGAAAGTTGGCGTAGCTAAGATGGATGACCTAAGCATTAAGATCTTAGACTTGCTTGTGAAGAAAGGCGGCTTTTTGCCTTTGAATGATAAGTCTTCACCTGAAGCTATTTTCTCTGCTTTCAGAACCAGTAAAGGTACATTCAAAAAGACCATCGGTGGTTTGTACAAAGCTGGAAAGATCTCTATCGATAAAGAAGGCATTAGCTTAGCTAAATAA
- a CDS encoding 3-deoxy-7-phosphoheptulonate synthase, giving the protein MPLKTDELRTQALGPMPTPAELGNAHPITDDVAERIANSRRQIEDILTGRDNRLLVIVGPCSVHDTEAALDYAERLSQIQEQYKDELFVVMRTYFEKPRTVVGWKGLITDPNLDGSYALETGLNKARKLLLDINKLGLATATEFLDMITGQYIADLITWGAIGARTTESQIHREMASALSCPVGFKNATNGNIKIAIDAIRASQASHYFYSPDKNGRMTVYRTSGNPYGHVILRGGDKGPNFDAQSVDSACKQLAEFDLPRRLVVDFSHANCEKQHRKQLDVAKDICEQIKSNKNQIAGIMAESFIKEGNQPMTDINNLEYGKSITDPCLSWEDTATMLDMLATAIKDRNLA; this is encoded by the coding sequence ATGCCATTAAAAACTGATGAGTTGAGAACCCAAGCTCTGGGTCCTATGCCAACTCCTGCCGAATTAGGCAACGCACACCCTATTACTGACGACGTTGCTGAGCGTATTGCAAATTCTCGCCGCCAAATCGAAGATATCCTAACTGGTCGTGATAACCGCCTATTAGTTATCGTAGGCCCTTGCTCTGTTCACGATACAGAAGCGGCACTTGATTACGCTGAGCGTCTAAGCCAAATTCAAGAACAATACAAAGACGAATTGTTTGTTGTCATGAGAACCTACTTCGAGAAACCTCGTACGGTTGTAGGTTGGAAAGGCTTAATTACCGATCCAAACCTTGATGGTTCTTACGCACTTGAAACTGGCTTAAACAAAGCACGTAAGCTTCTGCTTGATATCAACAAGCTTGGTCTAGCAACCGCAACTGAATTCCTTGATATGATCACAGGTCAATACATTGCAGACCTGATAACTTGGGGCGCAATCGGCGCACGTACTACCGAATCTCAGATTCACCGTGAAATGGCTTCAGCATTGTCTTGCCCAGTTGGCTTCAAAAACGCGACAAACGGCAACATCAAGATCGCTATTGATGCAATTCGCGCGTCACAAGCTTCTCACTACTTCTACTCACCAGATAAAAATGGTCGTATGACAGTTTACCGCACTTCGGGCAACCCATACGGTCACGTAATTCTGCGTGGTGGTGATAAAGGTCCAAACTTTGATGCACAATCTGTGGATAGCGCATGTAAGCAACTAGCTGAGTTCGACCTACCTCGACGTTTGGTTGTAGACTTCAGCCACGCTAACTGTGAAAAGCAACACCGCAAACAGTTGGACGTTGCAAAAGACATCTGTGAACAGATCAAATCGAACAAAAATCAAATTGCAGGCATCATGGCAGAAAGCTTCATTAAAGAAGGTAACCAGCCAATGACGGATATCAACAACCTAGAATACGGCAAGTCGATTACTGACCCGTGTCTAAGCTGGGAAGATACCGCGACAATGTTAGACATGCTTGCAACAGCAATCAAAGATAGAAACTTAGCTTAA
- a CDS encoding MlaD family protein — MNDNNQSQKSYSPEVRKNKGISPLWILPILTVALAGWLVMKSVHDAGQRVQIYFSDAAGLVAGRTTIRYQGLEVGMVRDITLSKDLSNIYVDADIYPEAKKLLSKGTRFWLVKPTASLSGISGLDALVSGNYIAIHPSETKQEPETVFQALESAPSDLLAADGLNISLTTKDLGGVSVGSQIVYRKIPIGEVYNYQLNESGKSVTIQAAIKDEYSHIITDQSRFWNVSGLGASIGFSGVDVRLESLSALLGGSIAVDSPGDGQPVEMNTKFKLYPDLKTAGRGISIKIAVPDDNKISATGAPIMYRGIEIGQITDLSLSEGRENVVASAAIQPAFSDFLNSGSKFILEEAELSLTGMKNIANLVTGNFLTLVPGEGEKARRFTAIRKTEYSQEQEKSVAIRLTSNNSFGLDVGTQLLYKGIAVGSIIKVGLVDGVGTGSDKHEVFMDALIDNEYAHLIKSNNRFFVTGSASAELTESGLSVTVPPAKQLLTGSISFVSEGKAQARPSYQLFQSKSLAEIAKLNQSGSKTLSLFASELPSISKGSPLLYRNLQVGSISDFQLADGGVRIQVTIENRYTHLINKHTVFWNRSGVEVDASLSGISIKAAPVKTLIQGGIAFDSLPGIDNKLGDVWKLYTDSKSARKFGRAITITSSGDQEISKGTPIKYQGVNVGEVTLVVPNFTKGGIEITARILPEYVDKIAVAGSHFWLAEPEIGLNGIKNVSSLISKHIKVEPGKGSKTTAFKLSNGPVQPEGKIFTLQSESRGSVSEGTPILFRELEIGTVIDVQLGEFADRIISTIQIKPEFAYLIRANSVFWNVSGVDVSIGLSGANIKAGTVDSLIRGGITFSTPPTNELQPLAQEDQSFYLYPKAEDEWKSWRTAIPRP; from the coding sequence ATGAACGACAATAACCAATCACAAAAATCATATTCACCGGAAGTCAGAAAAAACAAAGGCATTTCCCCTTTGTGGATTCTCCCGATCCTCACCGTCGCGCTTGCAGGCTGGCTCGTAATGAAGTCAGTCCATGATGCAGGCCAACGTGTGCAGATCTACTTCTCAGATGCGGCAGGCTTAGTCGCAGGACGCACCACAATTCGCTACCAAGGCTTAGAAGTGGGTATGGTTCGCGATATTACCCTCTCGAAAGACTTATCTAATATCTATGTTGATGCTGATATTTATCCGGAAGCGAAAAAGCTGCTGTCTAAAGGCACTCGATTTTGGTTAGTGAAGCCGACCGCAAGCTTGTCTGGTATTTCTGGGCTAGATGCACTTGTATCTGGTAACTACATTGCGATTCACCCAAGTGAGACCAAACAAGAGCCAGAAACTGTTTTCCAAGCTTTGGAGTCTGCACCTTCTGACTTGTTAGCTGCCGATGGCTTGAACATATCACTGACAACAAAAGATTTGGGTGGCGTCTCTGTTGGCTCTCAGATTGTTTATCGTAAGATCCCAATCGGTGAGGTCTACAACTACCAGCTTAACGAAAGCGGCAAGTCAGTCACGATTCAAGCGGCTATTAAAGATGAATACAGCCATATCATTACCGACCAAAGCCGTTTCTGGAATGTTAGTGGCTTAGGAGCAAGCATTGGGTTTTCAGGCGTTGATGTTCGTTTAGAGAGCCTAAGCGCTCTATTAGGTGGTTCTATCGCCGTAGACTCACCTGGAGATGGTCAGCCAGTTGAGATGAACACCAAATTCAAACTCTACCCAGATCTAAAAACTGCTGGTCGTGGTATCTCTATTAAGATCGCTGTTCCTGATGACAACAAGATCAGTGCAACTGGCGCTCCAATCATGTATCGCGGCATCGAAATCGGTCAAATTACCGACTTATCACTCAGCGAAGGCCGAGAAAACGTTGTTGCTTCAGCAGCTATCCAGCCTGCTTTCAGCGACTTCCTAAACAGTGGTAGTAAGTTCATTCTTGAGGAAGCCGAACTATCACTGACGGGTATGAAGAATATCGCGAACTTAGTAACAGGCAACTTCTTAACGCTAGTCCCTGGTGAGGGTGAAAAAGCGCGCCGCTTTACCGCGATTCGCAAAACGGAATACAGCCAAGAACAGGAAAAATCAGTAGCGATTCGCTTAACCTCCAATAACTCTTTCGGTTTAGATGTTGGTACGCAGCTACTTTACAAAGGGATTGCAGTCGGCTCTATCATCAAAGTCGGTTTAGTTGATGGCGTTGGCACAGGAAGCGATAAGCATGAAGTGTTCATGGATGCGTTGATCGATAATGAATACGCACATCTCATTAAAAGCAACAACCGCTTTTTCGTGACAGGTAGCGCGAGTGCAGAATTAACTGAGTCTGGTTTAAGCGTTACCGTTCCACCTGCAAAACAACTACTGACAGGCTCAATTAGCTTTGTGAGTGAAGGTAAGGCTCAAGCAAGACCAAGCTACCAACTGTTCCAAAGCAAATCACTCGCTGAAATTGCAAAGCTCAACCAATCGGGCTCTAAAACACTATCACTGTTCGCAAGTGAGTTACCGTCAATTTCTAAAGGCAGCCCACTACTCTACCGCAATCTTCAGGTCGGTAGCATCAGTGACTTCCAGCTTGCCGACGGTGGTGTGAGAATCCAGGTCACCATTGAAAACCGTTACACACACCTAATCAACAAACACACGGTTTTCTGGAACCGTTCAGGTGTTGAGGTTGACGCGTCTTTGTCTGGTATCAGCATCAAAGCGGCTCCGGTTAAAACTCTGATTCAAGGCGGTATCGCGTTTGATTCACTGCCAGGTATCGACAACAAACTGGGTGATGTTTGGAAACTCTATACTGATTCTAAATCTGCTCGTAAATTTGGTCGTGCCATCACGATTACTTCTTCGGGCGATCAAGAGATTAGCAAAGGTACACCAATTAAATATCAAGGCGTCAATGTCGGTGAAGTGACTTTAGTCGTTCCGAATTTCACTAAAGGTGGCATTGAGATTACGGCTCGTATCCTGCCAGAGTATGTCGATAAGATAGCTGTTGCTGGTAGCCATTTTTGGCTAGCTGAGCCGGAGATTGGGTTGAATGGGATTAAGAATGTCTCTTCTCTGATTTCCAAGCACATTAAAGTTGAACCGGGTAAAGGAAGCAAAACCACAGCATTCAAGCTAAGTAATGGTCCAGTTCAACCTGAAGGCAAGATTTTCACGCTGCAAAGTGAGAGTCGCGGTTCAGTATCAGAAGGTACGCCGATTCTATTCCGCGAACTAGAAATCGGCACAGTCATTGACGTTCAACTTGGTGAGTTTGCAGATCGTATTATCTCTACCATTCAAATCAAACCAGAGTTCGCTTACTTAATTCGTGCCAACAGTGTGTTCTGGAATGTATCGGGGGTGGATGTGTCTATCGGCTTGTCCGGCGCAAACATCAAAGCAGGTACTGTCGATAGCTTAATCAGAGGAGGCATAACCTTCTCAACACCACCGACTAATGAACTGCAGCCTTTGGCACAAGAAGACCAGTCTTTCTACTTGTACCCTAAAGCGGAAGACGAATGGAAATCGTGGAGAACGGCTATCCCTCGCCCATAA
- a CDS encoding putative PEP-binding protein, with amino-acid sequence MTQENQSTLHPELVLGDVLPSYNDNNNSNHLYVSLSELVMDRVFYHPSIESHLDTLSDIEKTSLDAILGGKSVDEHFVSTLVTAIQAAVQPNHSSVRIALSNADSYGFRSLLGGNCEVEEVNPALGVRGVARYATPEYSKAFALECQVVKTLREQGINVEVVVPYVRALSDAAKIIDLLAEQGLPRGLNGLKVLFSCDVPSAVLLSERLLHYFDGVVVNVDSLASFTLGVDKQNEAQQHAFDPQNEAVITLLDMIVKATQNAKKPVLLVTQGLVDYPRLQGYIADLEGVETVVTA; translated from the coding sequence ATGACTCAAGAAAATCAAAGCACTTTGCACCCAGAACTGGTCTTAGGCGATGTGCTGCCTTCTTATAACGATAATAATAATTCCAACCACTTATACGTATCTCTCTCTGAATTGGTCATGGATCGTGTCTTCTATCACCCAAGTATTGAAAGCCATTTAGACACACTTTCTGATATAGAGAAAACCTCTCTAGACGCGATTCTTGGTGGCAAAAGCGTTGATGAACATTTCGTTTCGACCTTGGTAACGGCGATTCAAGCGGCTGTTCAACCAAACCATAGTTCTGTGCGTATCGCTTTAAGTAATGCTGATAGCTACGGCTTTCGTTCGCTATTAGGTGGTAATTGCGAGGTAGAAGAGGTGAACCCGGCACTGGGTGTTCGTGGTGTTGCTCGTTATGCGACGCCAGAGTACAGCAAAGCGTTTGCTTTAGAGTGTCAGGTAGTTAAAACACTGCGCGAACAAGGCATCAATGTCGAAGTCGTGGTTCCTTATGTACGCGCATTAAGCGACGCGGCTAAGATCATCGATTTACTTGCAGAGCAAGGTTTGCCTCGCGGCTTGAATGGCTTGAAGGTATTGTTCTCATGCGATGTGCCATCTGCCGTTCTACTGAGTGAACGTCTACTGCATTACTTTGATGGTGTTGTGGTGAATGTCGACAGCCTAGCGTCTTTTACACTTGGTGTTGATAAGCAGAATGAAGCGCAGCAACACGCTTTTGATCCACAAAACGAAGCGGTAATTACACTGCTAGATATGATTGTTAAGGCGACACAGAACGCTAAGAAACCCGTTTTACTTGTCACTCAAGGTTTGGTTGATTATCCGCGCTTACAAGGTTACATCGCTGACCTTGAAGGTGTTGAAACCGTCGTGACGGCATAA
- a CDS encoding PaaI family thioesterase has protein sequence MLTPLQKANFYLSMFGFFKVPLIWLCRPKLLVLDNERVEVKIPLRRRTKNHLNSMYFGVLAVGADVAGGFLAMSKSQQQGEKISLAFKEVTGNFLKRPEGDVHFTCTDGELINTMLAETMSTGERVNQPVTIIATCPSLHGEEPMAEFTLTLSIKKIPSRK, from the coding sequence ATGTTAACCCCTCTACAAAAAGCAAATTTCTATTTAAGCATGTTTGGCTTTTTCAAAGTCCCACTCATCTGGCTGTGTCGACCAAAGCTTCTGGTACTCGATAACGAGCGTGTAGAGGTGAAAATTCCGCTTAGAAGGCGCACCAAAAATCATCTTAATAGCATGTATTTCGGAGTTTTAGCTGTAGGTGCGGATGTAGCAGGTGGCTTTCTTGCTATGAGTAAATCTCAACAGCAAGGTGAGAAGATCTCTTTGGCGTTTAAAGAGGTGACAGGTAACTTTCTGAAGCGACCTGAAGGCGATGTGCATTTCACTTGTACTGACGGTGAGCTGATCAACACTATGCTGGCAGAAACCATGTCGACCGGAGAGCGAGTAAATCAGCCAGTAACCATTATCGCAACCTGCCCATCACTGCATGGCGAAGAGCCCATGGCAGAATTTACACTCACGCTCTCTATCAAAAAAATCCCATCTAGAAAGTAA
- a CDS encoding paraquat-inducible protein A: MGGRMTSPSVPQDLSTEHQCDSSSVRLCQGCELPVDKMDIPLGKSAYCPRCGTQLYRGGTPSLSGNLAIAVTCLLLFIPSHFFDFISIRLIGVMIPATLPSGVFTLMGEGFPLLGLLILFCSSIAPLLVCGSVLISHFSLRFALFTPFRYSLAIIQTLKHWMMLDVFLVSVAISCFKLQDYSDIFVGPGLIGLILLQLFSVLLVSRISVRRYWEAWAKESEYSFTESKNVHCHNCHLSQPEGHACVRCHHALYHRKPYSIQKTWVLLFAAAVAIVPANVIPISILITNGQRLEDTIISGVASLINSDMYGIAAIIFIASIVVPVAKILGLAYILICIQMKRALYHRQRMTIYFIVKWVGKWSVMDLFVISIMMTLVDRGQILNFTPGYGAVAFGVVVVLTMLAAESLDPRLIWDNSTSKDESVNERQ, from the coding sequence TTGGGAGGTCGCATGACCTCCCCATCCGTACCCCAAGACTTATCAACCGAACATCAATGCGACAGCAGCTCTGTGCGACTATGCCAAGGCTGCGAACTGCCCGTTGATAAAATGGATATCCCGTTAGGTAAGTCGGCCTATTGCCCAAGGTGCGGCACTCAACTTTACCGCGGCGGCACCCCTAGCCTATCTGGCAACCTAGCAATCGCGGTCACTTGCTTATTGCTGTTTATCCCTTCTCACTTTTTCGATTTTATTAGCATCCGCCTTATCGGGGTGATGATCCCTGCTACGCTACCTTCCGGCGTGTTTACCTTGATGGGTGAAGGCTTTCCACTACTTGGATTGCTTATCCTGTTCTGCAGTTCCATTGCCCCTTTATTGGTTTGTGGCTCTGTGCTCATTAGCCATTTTTCACTTCGTTTCGCACTTTTTACGCCGTTCCGCTACTCGCTGGCAATCATTCAAACCTTAAAACACTGGATGATGCTGGATGTATTCTTAGTCAGCGTTGCTATCTCGTGCTTTAAGCTACAAGACTATTCAGACATCTTTGTTGGCCCCGGCTTAATTGGCCTTATCTTGTTGCAGCTGTTTAGCGTTTTACTGGTAAGCCGAATTAGTGTTCGACGTTACTGGGAAGCATGGGCAAAAGAGTCGGAATACAGCTTTACCGAAAGCAAGAACGTGCACTGCCATAACTGCCATCTTTCTCAGCCCGAAGGTCACGCTTGTGTTCGTTGTCATCATGCTTTGTATCACCGCAAGCCTTACTCAATACAAAAGACATGGGTACTGCTTTTTGCTGCCGCCGTTGCGATTGTGCCAGCGAACGTGATTCCTATATCTATTCTTATTACAAACGGCCAACGACTCGAAGATACGATCATTTCCGGTGTCGCCTCTTTAATTAATAGCGACATGTACGGCATCGCTGCCATCATTTTTATTGCGAGTATTGTCGTTCCCGTGGCTAAAATTCTTGGGCTTGCTTACATACTGATTTGTATTCAAATGAAACGAGCGCTTTACCACAGACAACGCATGACCATCTATTTTATTGTGAAATGGGTGGGGAAATGGTCCGTTATGGATCTGTTCGTTATTTCGATCATGATGACATTGGTCGACCGTGGACAAATTTTAAACTTCACACCAGGTTATGGTGCAGTCGCTTTCGGCGTTGTTGTAGTTCTCACAATGCTGGCAGCGGAAAGCTTAGATCCTAGGCTAATTTGGGATAACTCTACCTCTAAAGATGAGTCAGTGAATGAACGACAATAA
- the rsmF gene encoding 16S rRNA (cytosine(1407)-C(5))-methyltransferase RsmF, with protein sequence MHANVYIPEEFLTHIESIMPSHLDMASFVASCQKPLRKSIRVNTLKISVEDFLVRAKDKGWELEPVPWCETGFWITADETEAPLGNTAEHMSGLFYIQEASSMMPPSALFQGEENYQAVLDTAAAPGSKTTQIAALMHNSGVLVANEYAASRVKVLHANIERCGVRNAALSNFDGRVFGGWLPEQFDAVLLDAPCSGEGTIRKDADAMKNWTYQSVVEIADTQKDLIESAFHALKPNGVLVYSTCTLSTEENQQVCHHLKETFGDAVEFESLESLFDNAKATTTEEGFLHIFPQVYDSEGFFVARIRKLASVTPTEVKKRLGKFPFEKASKKAQQEVAEQLLSALDIELPSDTQVWTRDKDVWLFPEALEPMIGEFRFSRMGIKIAETHKKGYRWQHQVATTLAKGNEANIVELTIDDAREWFMGRDVRPEGLSGKGEVLVKYNGAIIGLGKWVGNRVKNGLPRELVRDKNLF encoded by the coding sequence TTGCACGCTAACGTATATATCCCAGAAGAATTCCTTACTCATATTGAAAGCATCATGCCTAGCCATTTAGATATGGCTTCGTTTGTCGCTTCTTGTCAAAAGCCACTTCGTAAAAGTATTCGCGTAAACACACTCAAGATCAGTGTTGAAGACTTTCTAGTGCGCGCGAAAGATAAAGGTTGGGAACTGGAACCAGTACCTTGGTGTGAAACGGGTTTTTGGATCACGGCCGATGAAACTGAAGCTCCACTAGGTAATACTGCCGAGCACATGTCTGGTTTGTTCTACATCCAAGAAGCGAGCTCTATGATGCCACCGTCAGCGCTTTTCCAAGGCGAAGAGAACTATCAAGCAGTTCTCGACACCGCTGCGGCTCCAGGTTCTAAAACCACTCAAATCGCAGCGTTGATGCACAACAGTGGTGTGTTGGTTGCCAATGAATATGCAGCAAGCCGAGTTAAAGTGCTTCACGCTAACATTGAACGCTGCGGCGTAAGAAATGCAGCGCTAAGTAATTTTGATGGTCGTGTGTTTGGTGGTTGGTTACCTGAACAATTCGACGCTGTATTGTTGGATGCGCCCTGCTCTGGTGAAGGCACGATTCGCAAAGATGCCGACGCAATGAAGAACTGGACGTATCAGTCGGTTGTTGAAATTGCTGACACGCAAAAAGACCTCATTGAAAGTGCATTCCACGCTCTCAAACCTAATGGTGTATTGGTCTACTCGACGTGCACGTTAAGCACAGAAGAAAACCAACAAGTGTGTCATCACTTAAAAGAGACCTTTGGTGATGCGGTTGAGTTTGAATCTTTAGAATCTCTATTCGATAACGCGAAAGCAACCACAACAGAAGAAGGCTTCCTACACATATTCCCTCAGGTTTATGACTCTGAAGGTTTCTTCGTTGCTCGCATCCGAAAATTAGCATCTGTGACACCAACAGAAGTGAAGAAGCGTTTAGGCAAGTTTCCATTCGAGAAGGCTTCGAAGAAAGCACAACAAGAAGTTGCAGAGCAGCTTTTAAGTGCATTGGACATCGAGCTACCATCAGATACTCAAGTCTGGACTCGTGACAAAGACGTCTGGCTATTTCCCGAAGCATTAGAGCCTATGATCGGTGAATTCCGTTTCTCTCGCATGGGTATCAAGATCGCTGAAACCCACAAAAAAGGCTACCGTTGGCAACACCAAGTGGCAACGACATTAGCCAAAGGCAACGAAGCTAACATCGTTGAGCTGACTATCGACGATGCTCGCGAATGGTTCATGGGTAGAGATGTTCGCCCAGAAGGCTTATCCGGCAAAGGTGAAGTGCTGGTCAAATACAATGGCGCAATCATTGGCCTTGGTAAGTGGGTCGGAAACCGAGTCAAAAACGGTCTACCACGAGAATTAGTGCGTGATAAAAACCTGTTCTAG
- a CDS encoding YajQ family cyclic di-GMP-binding protein: protein MPSFDIISEVEAVELRNAVDNANRELSTRFDFRGVDASFDYKDESVKLTAQDDFQLKQMRDILRSNLTKRNVDPNAMEAKTADQTGRTWHQTVIFKQGIETDVAKKIVKLIKDNKIKVQASIQGEKVRVTGKKRDDLQAVMALVRNGELGQPFQFDNFRD from the coding sequence ATGCCATCATTTGACATTATCTCTGAAGTAGAAGCAGTAGAACTACGTAACGCTGTAGACAATGCTAACCGTGAACTATCGACTCGTTTCGATTTCCGCGGTGTTGACGCTAGCTTTGACTACAAAGATGAGTCGGTAAAACTGACTGCTCAAGACGATTTCCAGCTTAAGCAAATGCGCGATATTCTTCGTAGTAACCTAACGAAGCGCAATGTTGATCCTAACGCGATGGAAGCGAAAACAGCAGATCAAACAGGTCGCACTTGGCACCAAACGGTTATCTTTAAGCAAGGTATCGAAACTGATGTTGCAAAGAAAATCGTTAAGCTAATTAAAGACAACAAGATTAAAGTTCAAGCGTCTATTCAAGGTGAAAAAGTACGCGTAACAGGTAAGAAGCGTGACGATCTACAAGCTGTAATGGCACTAGTTCGTAACGGTGAACTTGGTCAACCTTTCCAATTCGATAACTTCCGCGACTAA
- a CDS encoding precorrin-2 dehydrogenase/sirohydrochlorin ferrochelatase family protein — protein sequence MRYFPMFLDVENKPILVVGGGEVACRKVDSLLRAGANVTLVSPKVAPYLQQLVDENKLHWVQNFYSSQIISKEYLQVWATTDNPSLNHQVYNDAKKLGILVNVVDDLPYCDFITPSMINRGRIQIAISSGGASPVLVRNIREKLETVLPQNIGLLADFGASKRNSIKESFPTVDERRKFWERFLSSSFIEQVTDREQLETYYQQALTEGVDSEGQVTWIEFEQDVELLSMKALRLMQEAELVLSPEECPFEYVDLCRRDAERESYANSGELSTKLEQAKAENLRVCVFIPPASVEFNLLVGKDLKLSSAKVLS from the coding sequence ATGCGTTATTTCCCAATGTTTTTGGATGTAGAGAATAAGCCGATTCTCGTGGTCGGTGGGGGTGAGGTTGCTTGCCGTAAAGTGGATAGCTTGTTAAGAGCAGGCGCTAACGTTACGTTAGTTTCTCCTAAGGTTGCGCCGTACTTACAGCAGCTTGTTGATGAGAACAAACTTCACTGGGTTCAAAACTTTTACTCGTCACAAATTATCTCGAAAGAATACCTTCAAGTATGGGCGACCACAGATAACCCTAGCTTGAATCATCAGGTGTATAATGATGCAAAAAAACTGGGTATTTTAGTCAATGTGGTTGATGATTTGCCATACTGTGACTTCATTACACCTTCAATGATAAATCGTGGAAGAATCCAAATTGCCATATCTAGTGGTGGTGCATCACCTGTTTTAGTGAGAAATATTAGAGAAAAACTCGAAACCGTATTGCCACAGAATATCGGTCTTCTCGCAGACTTTGGTGCATCAAAACGCAACTCGATCAAAGAGTCGTTTCCTACCGTCGATGAACGTCGCAAGTTTTGGGAACGCTTTTTATCGTCCAGTTTTATCGAGCAGGTAACGGATAGAGAGCAATTAGAAACGTATTATCAGCAAGCGCTGACAGAAGGCGTTGATAGTGAAGGGCAGGTAACCTGGATCGAATTTGAACAAGATGTCGAGTTGCTGTCTATGAAGGCGTTACGTCTGATGCAGGAAGCTGAGCTGGTATTGTCTCCGGAAGAGTGCCCATTCGAATACGTAGATCTATGTCGTCGTGATGCGGAAAGAGAAAGTTACGCGAACAGTGGAGAGCTCTCAACGAAGCTCGAGCAAGCAAAAGCTGAAAACTTAAGAGTATGTGTGTTCATCCCACCAGCGAGCGTTGAATTCAATTTGTTGGTAGGGAAAGACCTCAAGCTGTCTTCTGCCAAGGTTTTGAGCTAA